The window atgttgtacatcttggcaaaacattaacctttctaatatacttaataaaaaatgtttagctcctttttatagaaatcatggcttataaataagaaaaaaagaccactaggggtccccatacaatccaaaacataatcccgtcctcctacagCATAATATTTGTCCCAGCTAAATCattggctgggacaaagtccaggaagtaaggACTAGCACTTCACTGTGCTCACTCCAGTCCTATCAGAAGGCATTACAGAGGAgtatgcagtgattggatgaaaagatgcagcacagcacagcagactcagagagGAAGTTAATACATGGTAAGGGGGGCTCAGAGCTTGCTTCGGACATGCTCCATTTTAAAGTAGTGGATATCAGAATGAATAAGCAGCAGAACTGAGTAATTTGTGAGCCTAATACAGAAGCTAGATACATAAAAAGGCATGTAAATAATctgtatgacctagtgagtaacatatagttTTCTGTGATAAGACAGGTAGGCTTTAATATTTTTAGTGATTGGAAAAAAGATTAATGTCATATTATATcttgtgcagtgtttcccaaccagggagccttcagctgttgacaaactacaacccccagcatgcccggacagccgaaggcaccctgattgggaaacattgagctCAAGTAATTCATGGCCCTAaacataacactgatcacagatctGTCCCCGGTTCTTATTAGGACCTGGTGATTTGACCCTTTACCATGTATGAAAGCAAAACTTGGCATTTCTTGAAATCCTTTCACCCTATCTGCCCCGTGAGGGTCTGATCTTTCAGCGCCCAGACACACTATCTGTCTGACCCTAGCTATATGACGATACAAAATACTGAGACACAGAGTGTTGAAAGGTGGCTGGGATCTGATCCGGGGTACCGAGCATCAATTACAGTCAGTGTCGGGAAGTATTAACCCTTTACCTACCAGCTGGCTATTAAATGCGATCTGTCATTCTGTAACTTCCAAGACATGACCGGAGAATGAGTAAAGGAAATTTGTTGATTCTGTTCCCAGGAATGACTCCCCTCCACCGATGGCTACTTTATGAAATAGTGCTGAACGCTTACGTCTGAAGGATTTCGCCGTCTGCAGGTTGCACCCTGCCCAGAGCTCGAGTTGAGAAGTGTGAATGAGGTCTCAGTGACAGATGGAAGAGCAGCTTTATCCATGCTGAGAAATGATATTGTCACATTGACCCCTGACCCTTGACAGCTCATCTCTCACCATGATCAACTCCGCGGGAGCAAAAGGTGCATTGATTTCCATGTAATACAAGAAAATATTACATTTGCCTAATTGTTACACAGTGACAGCATTAGGCAAGAAATCAACCGCCTGTTTAATGCAGCTTGCAGCTCGCAGCCGCCGGATCGATAAAGCAGTTTGTCAAGAGGCGTTCTCGGAGGAGCTCGTTCTGCCACTGATCGGACGCGAGGCCTTGTTATTTGTATTTATTGGAAATCAGGTGCGCACAGTCAGCAGTACATGTTATCCAAAATCAAAGCTGCCCGGCTTGAGGCTGGGGGGGGACACAATATAAGAGGCTGCCTTCACTCAGGTAATTAAAAACCATTTTATTACAGTCTTGTGtaaaacaaaacctcatggccTATGAGATGCCCTTACATGGTGCGGTATCTGCACTCAGTAACCCTATGCTAAGCCTCAGCAATTTGCCATGAGCCTTGGGATTTTGCAGATGAAGCACAGGTTTGCTACATACGACTAACATGCACTCTAAGGCCTTGTTTACATGGCTGATTTTCCACGCGACATTCTGTTGCGGCAGAGTCCCATTTTATTTAATAAGATTCTGCtgtacactgcagaatttccgcagtgcaAATTCCGATTTCGGCCACCTCAGAAAGAATtgccatgtcaattctttctgtggaatccgATCAGAAATGCATAGTGGTGATCGAATGTCTGTCCGAAAactgggcagacattccgcagacAGCGGGTGCTGGCAGAACATACCAATGTGGGACCGCTCAGAAATAagctgtctccatagacggcaatacatttctgagcagattccgCAGAAAAAATGTACATTCTCCTTTCTTTCTGCAGAGGTTGGAATTAGAAATTTTCCAGTGCACCAACAATAGGGCTTCCACCCAGAAATtcggatgtgtgaacatagcccaagacGAAAACTCCACGGCAAGATGTTGGCAGGGAGTCATTTGGGAATTATTAAACATCCAACCAACTTTGTGCTTTTGGGTTTGGCATTTTTTCCCCTGCTTTTGACAGTTTTGGGTATCACTGGACGtctaaagtaaaaacaaaaggaaaaagcagcgggcacctgtgtattaggttgttgtgctggctatttttccttttgtttttcctttgtaagttggggggtgtggcaccctctttagccgtgcaacccacccctctcagactggaggtggtttagtcattggctgatccaacatgtcgcacagtcagaggctatatgcacagcagaggtgagttatcatgttagggtcccatccgatatgaggccaccttcgcgtggtggatggggggaaacattttgatcaaaaagtgcgctaagagcctccattttttgatctagagtgctgctgcaacttccttttttgtacatcactggACATCTCCCAAAAatgcagcatgctgagactatgtTTTTTTTGCCGCAAGTGCTAGCATCTATGGTGGTAAGTATCTCCTTCAGCGATGTATAGCCATGGGTACAGCTCGggctgggcaggaggtatacattgtatacctcCGGTCCAGaaagaacttacagtaaaccagcGATCTCTATAGATTGCAAGGCTGAGTACTATGCGATGCGTGggtccagcaaggaaagagttaactaaaGCTGCTGAGCTATTATAGTTATTATAGTTAAGTCCTATGAGgaggtatacagccatctatatagttgGCTGTATACTGTAATCAGAAGTCCACTTACCACCTCGATTCCTGTGCGATGATGTCACTagaggcggagctacacagtAAGATGACAGAGTTGGACAAGGGTGGTAAGTGAGGCTCTGTTTATATCTTAAGTTTTTAGTAAGCCTTTAATTTAAACAGATcctttctatgccagtgtttcccaaactgggtgTATCCAGCTGCAGGTATAACCACAGCAGATTTAATTGACATTAATAGGGTCTTCTGCAGATTTTCCGATGTGGAAAATCCGCCATGACTAAATCTGCAGCAGGATACTCGAGGAAGATGTgtctgtgtaaatgtacccttaggCTGTGCTTCCACTTAAAAAAAGTGCCAAATTCTCTGtatagtgtgttttttttgtttaataactGCAGCGTCCAGATATTAGAAGGAAGTCAATAAGGAAATATGATATGCCCctctctttctttgcaattttatcTTTTTCAATGGTGTTTTTGTCTCATTGGCAGTTTCCAAAAAATTGCAGTATGTTGAGATCATAGTGTTTTTTTCAGGGAATCTTTGCGTTTTTTCTCTCATACTTGCCctctttttggtgttttttacaTCAACAGAAATCTTTGAGTCAAATGATGAGGGAATCAGATaacttgtaataaaaaaaaaaaacacagggaaaaaaatgccaagactccaagactaaaacccactatttgaaaaaataaaaaagccacaaATTCTGCACCTTGGGAATGCAACATGTGAGGACAGTTTTtttgtggccttttttttttttaacagaaacatTTCTGAAAATTTCAGCTGTGATTCTGCAGCAAAACACAATATGAAGATAGGCTGCAGATTTACAAAGATATGAGAATTGTAAAATGTCATCCACTACATCCAGTACTGGTAAAACCCACACGAAATCTGCCCTGTGTGTATTTGCCCTTAATAGCCAAAATCAGTTTATTGAGGTAGAAGCATAAAGGCAGGTAATGACTCAAAAAGGGTCTGTCTGGAAAACCTCCTTAGATTCTTGGACTCACCAACCAGTAGTATTTATGTACCTATTTTGGCATTTATTACGCGTCGCCAtacgagataaaaaaaaaaaaacgtgcaatgCAAGATCATTGTTTTCAAAGTTATTTGTTACAGTAGGAATTGCAGCACATTTTCTGAGTGCACACTTGTGACAAGTCGCTTATTCTAAGTGTATCGCTCTGTAGTGAGCATCAGAGATGCAAGAtcccaatcagccccactgaAATAGAGATAAAAAATGATGCAGAAATCTaggcttatcccctattcaaaggccaggggataagatgcctgatcatgggggtcccgtgcTGCAGATTTACATGCAGGATAACCGTATCACAGAAGCAGCCTTGCGACAGAGATTTTAAGAATTATCTTTCACACATTGCAGAGAAAATCCAGGCTAAAACTGACTTGCAGTGGGGATACTAAAGCATGTCCATTTTTGTTGTACATCCACTGCAGATTTATTGCTGATTtctcattgacttcaaagggggggggggggggggggaggaaacctgtatTGTGGATTTTGCTGTGGATTCATTGAATAACCCACAACTGTGGATTTAAAATACATGGATTCATTTAAGTTTAAAAGTTTGACTTTGAGTCTTAaatgggtagtccagtgctgaataACTTAtcgcttatcctaaggataggggataagtttcagatcgcggggggtccgactcgctggccagatagcgagtgttgaccacagcatgaagcggcggctgacacgccccctcaatacatcgctatggcagagctggagattgccgaagacagcgctccagctctgccatagagttgtattgagggggcgtgtcagccagcgattcgtgcggtggtcaactcaCTCCCTTCCCGCGGCTGCCGGGGCCACGTACAGGAgaccgcggggggccccagtggtctgaaacttatcccatatccttagtggctatgttcacacgttggaAATTCCTTGCGGAATTCTGTATTGGAATTCTGTgctgagattctgcagcagcagagtcccattggatttattgggattctgctgtgctatGCACACCTTGGAATTTCCACCCCAGATGTTTCTGGCGCGGAAATTAGGATTtctgtgtccacagaaagaataaacatgtccattctttccgtGGACTCTGCACGGAATGTATAGCTGTCTATGATACGGCGCATTCCCGTGTGGTCCTAGCACCAGCATGTTATGCCAGCGCCCAcagtctgcagaatgtctgcacggagattttccgtgcggacattctgagGTGTAAACAAAGCCTAAGAGTAAACTTGTATGCGGAataattttttcccctttccatgtctctctctctcatcatCAGTCTGTGTAACCTCCTGTTCCTGTCCAGATACCATTGCTCTATGTTCTTGCTGGAAATCTTAGCTTGTACTCTATGCATTGTTCTGTAGCTATTGTAGTTTGCTGTGCTGAACAATTCATATCTTATGTTTTTATGTACCTTATGTTTGGAACACGAGGAGTGGGGGGCCTTTTGTTTTGTGCTAAGGGAAAAAAATTGTCTTTGAAAAACGGATAAAGAAGTacttggcaaaaaaaaataatatatatatattatatttattttaaaaattataataattattatttattattattgcaaAATTGTCAGCATCTCCGCTGAAGCCATCTATAGTTTGATTTTTCACAGTTTGATTTTTATTGAccagttacataaaaaaaaatcattgtagaaCCCTATTGCAATTTGAATCTAAATTTTTATTTGCATTGATGTTTACACATGAGAACCACAGTGTCTCGTACCTCAgggatcaaaaagttcagagaagACAGCTATGTCCACTGTGTGAGGATACATGGTACACCTATAAGATGTTATATTTATAAAATCCTACTGAGCAAACAATGTCCAAAAATATTACAAAGGAGaacaataaattatataaaactcACTGAATACAACCTGAATTGGAGAAATTCTATGACACGCACGACAGGAGCCAACACTGACGACATTATGAATTGGCAAGAAATGTTAAATATAGAGGCGGAAGATATAAGAAGATGGTGGAAAGATGGAGAAAtaagaaaatcacagaaaatcgTCTTGGTCTCAGAACATGGCTCCTTCGTCCTCCTTGATCAGAAAGTAGATGGTCACCGGTCCACAGCGGGTAGGAACAGTCTCGGTGACTCGGGCAAACAGCCAGGATCCCAGGCCGTACATGAGAGTGGGGATCCCTGCCGAGCACACACACAACCAATCAGAAGGGGCGGGAGAAGACTTGCGGTCATTACCTTATCATGCACCGCTCCGCATTCACATCCCATCATCTCAGGCTTCCCCATTATTGTGCAGGCGATGAAGGgacaactttattttatttatttatgttggaAGCATTCTGCAGCTTTCCTAATGAAAGGCAGCCAGAGAGATAATAATGCGATTAATATGAAACCCATAATAACCCGCTAACATAATGGGCTGTTCTAACCAACGGCAGCAAGGGAGATTTTAATAAGCTGTGATAATAAAGCAAAGTAATTAATCCCAGCCATATGGATAAGCAGCCACAGGAAGCCACGCTCCACATATTCTGTTTGAAAAGACAATTGATGGCCTTTATAAAGCTAAATATTTAATAAGCCTTGGGTGGGAGgcaggatggagtgtgtggggtgtaattACAGCATCTCTCCATCACTTACCTAGATTTATGGCTTTTAGTGTGGTAAAGAAGTGGTTGTGAAGATGCAGGTCCTGGGGGGCAGCACGGGAACAGTGATATTTAATGAATGGGAAGCAGCCCGTCCGCAGGATATGGTAATTTGTGCCATTCACTTCCCAGTTGAAGTTTGATAAGCCAAACTGGTCATTGTTAACAGTACTGTACTTGATGCAGAAAGAAGtccagtgcggcaggccccgctgCAGAAGGTGCTGGGTCAGGACCTCAGAGGCGTCAGGACGAGGGTGTCTGAAGAATGGGAAGAGAAGGAGGCGAAGCAATGCATCATGGGCTTTCTTCACCAATTGCATGTCTGTAAGAGAGGAAGTGAGTATTGTGAGCAAAGGCCACCAGACGGAGAGCCAAAATGATAACAGGATTCACAAGTTCTTATTCTGTCAAATAAAATTGTAGAGGTTATATGAACCGGCAGCCTGCATATTAGAGGTTCTCAGCTGGGGACAATGCCTAACTGTTAGTAGTCCCTGGATAATAAGAAGATTGCAAAGTGTCCCCCTTCTAAGACCCTCAGCGATCAGATGTAATCTTAAGGGAAACCTAGCAGTAAGCTTTCCATTTCTTTGCGGCGTTTCCACAGGGGAAATTTAAAATGACACAGTGTCCATTCACATAATGTATTGACTAGAATAGACAGGTTCTCTGAGTAAGAGATGCTCTTTGTAACTGTTCTTCACTCTGTCCATGAGATGAGGATCCTGAACAGGGGCCATCTCTATAAACTCACAAGTCCCTAATAGAGTGTATAATAGGGCTATATAAATATTAGTTATATCAGACTAAAGACCAGTGACTGATAATTAGTGATATACCTTACACGCCACCCGCCTCCCCACCAACAGATGATGCTGGTGGAGAGAAGGGTTGggcattttggacttttaaatgggtattccagggaaaaccttttttttttttttttttttatatgaactggctccagaaagttgaccccttaaggaccgggcatttttcggtttttgctctttcgttttttcctccttacctttaaaaatcataactcttaaaattttgcacctaaaaatctgtattatggcttattttttgcgccaccaattctactttgtaatgatatcagtcattttacccaaaaatctacggcgaaacaggaaaaaaaaatcattgtgcgacaaaattgaaaaaatacagccattttgtaacttttgggggcttccgtttctacgcagtacatttttcggtacaaatgacaccttatttttattctctaggtccacacggttaaaatgataccctacttatataggtttgattttgtattactcataactacatgcaggaaaatttttacgtttaaaattgtcatcttctgaccccctataacttttttatttttccgtgttcagggcgctttcagggttcattttttgcgcagtgatctgaagtttttgttggtaccatttttgcattgatctgactttttgatcgctttttattcatcttttcatgatataaaaagtgaccaaaaatacgctattttggaatttggattttttttgcgcgtacaccattgaccgtgtggcttAATTtgcggtatatttttttaattcggacatttccgcacgcggcgataccacatatgtttatttttgtttttatttatactggttttttttttattattggaaatgccaggtgattcaaacttttattagggggagggatgattcaaagggttaatgatttttttacacttttcttttgcaatattatagctcccataaggggctataacattgcatttactgatctttaacagtgttcaatgcatctccatagggatgcattgatcagggttttcggcgattgattgctcaagcctggatctcaggcttgaagcattaaaTCGGCGATTGgagtgcaggaaggaaggtaagagaccttcctcctgtagtacagctgttcgggatgccgcaatttcaccgcggcgatctcgaacagctccctgagctaaccggcactttttactttcacttttagccgcgtggctcagctttgagcgcgcggctaaagggttaatagcgcacggcaccgcgatcagtgccgcgcgctattaacggcgggtcccggcttcactatgatgccgggcccgccgcgatatgatgcggggtcaccgtgggaccccgcgttatatcacgggagcgggaccaaggacgtactcatacatccttggtccttaaggggttaaacagatttgtaaattattctattaaaaaatcttaattattccagtagttatcagctgctgaagttgagttgttcttttctttctgacaacagtgctctctgctgacacctctgcttgtctctagaactgtccaaagcattagaggattgctatggggatttgctcctactctggacagttcctgagaaaagtagaggtgtcagcagagagcactgtggtcagaaaaaaagaactcaaacttcagcagctgaaaactactggaaggattaagatgttttaatagacgtaatttacaaatctgtttaactttctggagccagttgatatcatttttattttattttattggaatacccctttaatatataacccTATTGTCCTGGGAGGGATAAACTGCTACCAGAGCTGTCTAACTGCGACTTAGCACCCCTCCTCCCCCCATCCTCATAAAGGAAACATGAAAGTTTGGCCGTTCCCGACATTATCTTTGCCCCAGCAGTCTAACTGACTCCTGtcagaaaacagagaggaaggtgtCACAAAGAAGTCTGAAgttattggatgaagagacacagaaaagcacagcagactcatggaGGAAGTACATTAATGGTGAGTGAAGGCAGGCTTAGTGTTTGCCTCTGAATCGCCCCTTActgaatgtcagaatgagtgagcagcagaacagagggatttgtgagccaaatacaaaagctagacacataaaaaagacatagaaagcatctgcatgacctagtgagtaacatataggagcattatttgtttttgtgatatgacaggtaggcTTTAACTTACAGATAGCACTAAAGAGACAGTTTTAACTCTCCAGGAAAtctaatttgtatatttttttatggagCACTGTCTGTAAGGTTATGTTAACATCATGGAATTTCAGCATAAAGATGTGGAATTCCGGCCAAATGATGTGAATCTTTCTTCAtatatgcagaatttctgcagaattcagAAGGCTgtccaaaggctgttcgggcatgctgggaattgtagtttggccacagctggaggcaccctggttgggaaacactgacatacagtggggcaaaaaagtatttagtcagccaacaattgtgcaagttctccacttaaaaagatgagagtcctgtaattttcatcataggtatacctccagtatgagagacataatgagaaaataaatccatttgttggcaatgacattttctgtaagtcttcacaaggttttcacacactgctgctggtattttgcattcctccatgcaggtctcctctatgcagatctcctctagagcagtgatgttttgaagctgttgctgggcaacacagactttcaactccctccaaaggttttctatggggttgagatctgaccttgaaatgcttcttatgaaaccactccttcgttgcccaggcggtgtgtttgggatcgttGCTGTTTCATGCTTAAAGACCCAGTCATGTTtcgtcttcaatgcccttgctgatggaaggagattttcactcaaaatctcactatacatggccccattcattctttcctttacacggatcagttgtccctGTCCATTTACAGAAAAACAGCCACAAagcaaaagcatgatgtttccaccaccatgcttcacagtaggtatggtgttctttagatGTAAtttagcattctttctcctccaaacattatgagttgagtttttaccaaaaagttctactttggtttcatctgaacatatgacattctcccaaaccTCTTCTcggtcatccaaatgctctctagcaaacttcagacaggcccggacatgtactggcttaagcagggggacatgtctggtgcTCCATGATTTGAGTcactggtggcgtagtgtgttactgatggagcCTTtgatactttggtcccagctctctgcaggtcattcactaggtccccccgtgtggttctgggatttttgctcactgctcacttgtgataattttgacatcacggggtgagatcttgcgtggagccccagatcgagggagattatcagtggtcttgtatgcctactattttctaataattgctcccacagttgatttcttcacaccaagctgcttgcctattgcagattcagtcttcccagcctggtgcaggtctacaattttgtttctggtgtccttcgacagctctttggtcttggcaatagtggagtttggagtgtgactgtttgaggttggggacaggtgtattttatactgataacaagttcaaacaggtgccattaatacaggtaacaagtggaggacagaggagactcttaaagaagaagtcacaggtctgtgagagccagaaatcttgcttgtttgtaggtgaccaaatacttattttccaccataatttgctaataaattctttaaaaatcatacaatgtgaatttatggattttttttctcattatgtctctcatagttgaggtatacctatgatgaaaattacaggcctctcatctttttaagtgggagaacatgcacaattggtggctgactaaatacttttttgccccactgtagcctaagggtacgttcacacgcgctgattttttagcgggttttccgctgtgtatttgaaagtgggcgggctcttctcggctgtccgcggcggaatttacgctgcggaaaatctgccacagtcccttctgacttcaatggggcttgcggtggattttccgcagtgtacattccgaaGCGGAAAATCGGCTGCGGACAGTTGAGAAgatcccgcccactttcaaatacgcagtggaaaacccgcTTAAAAATCCgcgcatgtgaacataccctaagactaCATCCAATGGTGGGTCTCCTTAATAAGAACCagtaccccccacacacacacagtgataatTGAGGTGATCCCAGAAGTAAAATATCATATATTCAGTCACCCCCTCCCCTCCACACAATATGACATATCTCTAGGGTCTCAGCGTTAAGTTATTTTTTCTGGACAACACCAACTGCCCCGATCAGGTTCATGAATCACTTCATATAAAGAAATGGTCCCCTCCAGGGATATCACCAGGGCGTTCTAGTTCAGCTCCTGCAGAGGAGCATCCTATGGGCCGCAGCTCTGACGGCGCCGGAGATAGCAGGAAGGAGTCTTTGCTGTTCATTAACCGGCCTTTGTTAAGACATGAAAGTTGCTAAGTGTCTCCACTTCTCTCTATTAGCGCACGCCGCTCTATTAATTCAGGAGGTGAGGCGGCCTTGTTGTGTCGGGCTACAATTAATAAATCCTGCCATCTGACTGCAATAAATAAACAGGATTCATTAACAGGAGGCGAGGGCTCAGCCAAGCCTACACATTACAATAGAAAGAGTTAAAGAAGACCTCATTGCTCTTCTAACATGTTATCGTAAGTAGTTGTGTAACCTACTAAATAACAACTATGAAGCAACTTGTCTTTGGAACTCTACATTGTGCAGTTCCTCTGTTATACCTCCTGTCAATAGGTTGGGTTCCTACACAGTGTGCTATTATGTTAGATTGGGtagccccacacacacacacatacaaaaaaaaacaagtgtttcccaaccaaagtgcctccagctgttgcaaagctacaactcccagctgggagttgtagctttgcaacagctggaggccccgtggttgggaaacaatgctctaaACATTCGTCAGGCAATGATTTCATACATTTTCAGGAGGAATCACACAATAAAGTTTCCCATacactaaggcttctttcacattagtaaattactccgtttagcaagttccgtcctaaaatcagctgtcaccggcagtaaccaaatcctatacgtccgttagaaaatcccattatagtctatgggatttttctaatatctgtttcaaTCCATTATAGTCAGTTATTGaaaacggatgttattttgtgacggaagatagtacggtagaaaata is drawn from Hyla sarda isolate aHylSar1 chromosome 4, aHylSar1.hap1, whole genome shotgun sequence and contains these coding sequences:
- the C4H15orf61 gene encoding uncharacterized protein C15orf61 homolog isoform X2 — protein: MQLVKKAHDALLRLLLFPFFRHPRPDASEVLTQHLLQRGLPHWTSFCIKYSTVNNDQFGLSNFNWEVNGTNYHILRTGCFPFIKYHCSRAAPQDLHLHNHFFTTLKAINLGIPTLMYGLGSWLFARVTETVPTRCGPVTIYFLIKEDEGAMF
- the C4H15orf61 gene encoding uncharacterized protein C15orf61 homolog isoform X1, whose product is MYYDNYDMQLVKKAHDALLRLLLFPFFRHPRPDASEVLTQHLLQRGLPHWTSFCIKYSTVNNDQFGLSNFNWEVNGTNYHILRTGCFPFIKYHCSRAAPQDLHLHNHFFTTLKAINLGIPTLMYGLGSWLFARVTETVPTRCGPVTIYFLIKEDEGAMF